The Polyangium spumosum genome includes a window with the following:
- a CDS encoding formylglycine-generating enzyme family protein: MTKFLREAPILGAILLATACTSPGPDPSVGPSAKPPAPLQVVPNPPSIAAPPPLEPKKPPPRPSAEPPVQAPPETSELGLPTRIDGMILVPAGPFVMGADEGGEPDEWPSHTVTLPAYYLDELEVTNGEYARCVEAKTCPPPEPKNADKNGVGPDKRFRGPKQPVSSVSWDSARAYCGFVGKRLPREAELEKAARGAEGRRYPWGDAPPSPERAVFASSVTADVGTHPDGRGPYGHHDLAGNVWEWAEDVYDPFAYRRPFASEGRGGTCEDARKAHAELRRKHQEGFTGSNAIPTECERVLRGGGFNYHAKGLRATNRVHHPARYRMVMSGFRCARDAEG; encoded by the coding sequence ATGACCAAATTCCTCCGTGAGGCTCCGATCCTCGGGGCCATCCTCCTCGCGACCGCATGCACGAGCCCGGGCCCCGATCCCTCCGTGGGGCCCTCCGCGAAGCCGCCCGCGCCCTTGCAAGTCGTCCCGAATCCGCCGTCGATCGCCGCGCCGCCGCCGCTCGAACCCAAAAAACCTCCGCCGCGCCCCTCCGCAGAGCCGCCCGTGCAAGCGCCCCCGGAGACGAGCGAACTCGGGCTGCCGACGCGTATCGACGGCATGATCCTCGTGCCCGCGGGCCCCTTCGTCATGGGCGCCGACGAGGGCGGCGAGCCCGACGAATGGCCGTCGCACACCGTGACGCTGCCGGCGTATTACCTCGACGAGCTCGAGGTGACGAACGGGGAATACGCGCGCTGCGTCGAGGCGAAGACATGCCCGCCGCCCGAGCCGAAGAACGCGGACAAAAACGGCGTCGGCCCCGACAAACGTTTTCGTGGACCGAAGCAACCCGTGAGCAGCGTCTCCTGGGACAGCGCGCGCGCTTATTGCGGGTTCGTGGGCAAGCGCCTCCCGCGCGAGGCCGAGCTCGAAAAGGCCGCGCGAGGCGCCGAGGGCCGCCGCTACCCCTGGGGCGACGCGCCCCCGAGCCCCGAGCGCGCCGTCTTCGCCTCGAGCGTGACGGCGGACGTCGGGACACACCCCGACGGGCGCGGCCCTTATGGGCACCACGACCTCGCCGGCAACGTCTGGGAGTGGGCCGAGGACGTCTACGATCCCTTCGCCTACAGGCGCCCCTTCGCCTCCGAGGGCCGCGGCGGCACGTGCGAGGACGCGCGAAAGGCCCACGCCGAGCTCCGGCGAAAGCACCAGGAGGGTTTTACCGGGTCGAACGCGATCCCCACCGAATGCGAGCGGGTCCTGCGCGGCGGCGGGTTCAATTACCACGCGAAGGGGCTCCGCGCGACGAACCGCGTGCACCACCCGGCGCGTTACCGGATGGTGATGAGCGGGTTCCGGTGCGCGCGGGACGCGGAGGGCTGA
- a CDS encoding efflux RND transporter periplasmic adaptor subunit, with the protein MPVLEATRRLALLLFLGVTLPAIVLFGCSKKDEGPPGGGKGKMAFPVELAPVPAERVEYTVTSVGTVDAYERVQVTARVAGVIEHVRFSEGDVVKKGQVLVEIDPARFNLAVRSAKAMLERAQATAAEAQQNLERRTNAGPDGAGVFSKEDIEGWKARSRTGAAQVAEAKAALDEANLNLRDAYVRAPIEGKMQTRTVQTGQYVQPGTVLGTVLRRDPLLLRFPVPEADAPRLQAGLAVSFRVTGVDHDFAGKLTLVADAADPATRMVPVVAEVSDEKKDMLRPGAFADVTVRVGASENSAVIPQTAIRPSEKGFLAFVVENNVAHERVLTLGMRTADGRVEVRKGVSPGEMLVVRGAEPLRDGSTVRVASPKPPAASAAPASAPAPSAAPAEGVGAPSKGGSAP; encoded by the coding sequence ATGCCTGTCCTCGAAGCCACACGTCGCCTCGCTCTCCTGCTCTTCCTCGGCGTCACGCTCCCCGCGATCGTGCTCTTCGGTTGCTCGAAGAAGGACGAAGGCCCGCCCGGCGGCGGCAAGGGGAAGATGGCGTTCCCCGTCGAGCTCGCGCCCGTGCCCGCCGAGCGGGTCGAGTACACCGTCACCTCGGTCGGCACCGTCGACGCCTACGAGCGCGTGCAGGTCACGGCGCGTGTCGCCGGCGTGATCGAGCACGTGCGCTTCTCCGAGGGCGACGTGGTCAAGAAGGGCCAGGTCCTCGTGGAGATCGACCCGGCGCGCTTCAACCTCGCGGTGCGCAGCGCCAAGGCCATGCTCGAGCGCGCGCAGGCCACGGCGGCCGAGGCCCAGCAGAACCTCGAGCGCCGCACGAACGCGGGCCCCGACGGCGCGGGCGTCTTCTCGAAGGAGGACATCGAGGGCTGGAAGGCGCGATCACGCACCGGGGCGGCGCAGGTCGCCGAGGCGAAGGCCGCGCTCGACGAGGCGAACCTGAACCTGCGCGACGCGTACGTGCGAGCGCCCATCGAGGGCAAGATGCAGACACGTACGGTGCAGACCGGCCAGTACGTCCAGCCGGGCACGGTGCTCGGCACGGTGCTGCGCCGCGACCCGCTGCTGCTTCGTTTCCCCGTCCCCGAGGCCGACGCGCCGCGCCTGCAGGCGGGGCTCGCCGTCTCGTTCAGGGTGACGGGCGTCGATCACGACTTCGCCGGGAAGCTCACGCTCGTCGCGGACGCCGCGGATCCGGCGACGCGGATGGTCCCGGTCGTCGCCGAGGTCTCGGACGAGAAGAAGGACATGTTGCGGCCAGGCGCGTTCGCCGACGTCACGGTGCGCGTGGGCGCGAGCGAGAACTCGGCCGTCATCCCGCAGACCGCGATCCGCCCGAGCGAGAAGGGTTTCCTCGCGTTCGTCGTGGAGAACAACGTCGCGCACGAGCGGGTGCTCACGCTCGGGATGCGCACGGCCGACGGGCGCGTCGAGGTCCGCAAGGGCGTCTCGCCCGGCGAGATGCTCGTCGTGCGCGGGGCCGAGCCGCTGCGTGACGGCAGCACCGTGCGGGTCGCGTCGCCCAAGCCGCCTGCCGCGAGCGCCGCGCCCGCGTCCGCGCCCGCCCCGAGCGCCGCGCCTGCCGAAGGCGTCGGCGCTCCATCGAAAGGAGGGAGCGCCCCGTGA
- a CDS encoding alpha/beta hydrolase, translating into MPLRRMRPSVLALASTSALLAACSDPAPAPGPVAPAPYTPPPDSVVVEEGPVRIRRDVFLVPGVTPPPNPVTGSATPAEYNVVRVVRYRVDADPPAPARAVAVLMPGFLGGAGSYDPMARAVVRRSKDGEAFEAWAIDRRANLLEDHHGLDVAEFRKDPEIAKRYYFEEEAAEGKTFPGFVDQAKVDYASEWGLDTTIGDLRRVIEVVAPAERKARVFLVGHSLGATIAEEYAAWDFDGKPGYGELAGLVLVDGVARQEGAAAPPLTEDEYMQGTGMGPGGFAPPGLDAIRKNTRYIALPLLGLKVYPVAAIAGMRALWTPAEITEDPYRDNAFRTLLSLTEVPRMTNRAAMGFAMDDASNGVSFAAVSCGESKGGALGEYDSLFGTKLVQPSDPTATYDWVEYDATSPREHTSLEDISRSWFEGPSLDFAEWYFPARLSLDAQAASTLVLKDGDWPLAAHGMRAIHGASMDLPIFAAVANLVGDTAALDPLRALVQNVPIGPERPLAGTPRTDPDAFRVLDIIELTHIDPLSGTDDGGGDVTKWYDALTTWMTTNSPAGGVVLAPSAP; encoded by the coding sequence ATGCCCCTCCGCCGCATGCGCCCCTCGGTCCTCGCCCTCGCGAGCACCTCCGCTCTCCTCGCCGCTTGCTCCGATCCCGCCCCGGCCCCGGGCCCGGTCGCGCCTGCGCCCTACACGCCGCCGCCGGACTCCGTCGTCGTCGAGGAGGGGCCCGTGCGGATTCGCCGCGACGTCTTCCTCGTGCCCGGCGTCACGCCGCCGCCGAACCCCGTCACCGGCAGCGCCACGCCCGCCGAGTACAACGTCGTCCGCGTCGTCCGTTACCGCGTCGACGCCGATCCGCCGGCCCCTGCCCGCGCGGTCGCCGTCCTCATGCCCGGCTTCCTCGGCGGCGCCGGCAGCTACGATCCCATGGCCCGCGCCGTCGTGCGCCGGAGCAAGGACGGCGAGGCCTTCGAGGCCTGGGCGATCGATCGGCGCGCGAACCTGCTCGAGGATCATCACGGCCTCGACGTCGCCGAGTTCCGCAAGGACCCCGAGATCGCCAAGCGTTACTACTTCGAGGAGGAGGCCGCCGAGGGCAAGACCTTCCCGGGCTTCGTCGATCAGGCGAAGGTCGACTACGCCTCCGAGTGGGGCCTCGACACCACGATCGGCGACCTGCGCCGCGTGATCGAGGTCGTCGCGCCCGCCGAGCGCAAGGCGCGTGTTTTCCTCGTCGGCCACTCGCTCGGCGCGACGATCGCCGAGGAGTACGCGGCCTGGGACTTCGACGGCAAACCCGGCTACGGCGAGCTCGCCGGCCTCGTCCTCGTCGACGGCGTCGCGCGGCAGGAGGGCGCCGCCGCGCCTCCGCTCACCGAGGACGAGTACATGCAAGGCACGGGCATGGGCCCCGGCGGCTTCGCGCCTCCCGGCCTCGACGCGATCCGCAAGAACACGCGGTACATCGCGCTCCCCTTGCTCGGCCTCAAGGTCTACCCCGTCGCCGCCATCGCGGGCATGCGCGCGCTCTGGACGCCGGCCGAGATCACCGAGGATCCCTACCGCGACAACGCCTTCCGCACGTTGCTCTCGCTCACCGAGGTCCCGCGCATGACGAACCGCGCGGCCATGGGCTTCGCCATGGACGACGCGTCGAACGGCGTCTCGTTCGCCGCCGTCTCCTGCGGCGAGAGCAAGGGCGGCGCGCTCGGCGAGTACGACAGCCTCTTCGGCACGAAGCTCGTGCAGCCCTCCGATCCTACGGCTACGTACGATTGGGTGGAGTACGACGCGACGAGCCCCCGCGAGCACACCTCCCTGGAGGACATTTCGCGCTCCTGGTTCGAGGGCCCCTCGCTCGACTTCGCCGAGTGGTACTTCCCGGCGCGCCTCTCGCTCGACGCGCAGGCGGCGTCCACGCTCGTCCTGAAAGACGGCGACTGGCCCCTCGCCGCCCACGGGATGCGCGCGATCCACGGCGCTTCCATGGATCTGCCGATCTTCGCCGCCGTCGCGAACCTCGTCGGCGACACGGCGGCGCTCGACCCGCTGCGCGCGCTCGTTCAGAACGTGCCCATCGGGCCGGAGAGGCCCCTCGCGGGCACGCCGCGCACCGATCCCGACGCGTTCCGCGTGCTCGACATCATCGAGCTCACCCACATCGACCCTCTGTCCGGCACCGATGACGGCGGGGGAGACGTCACGAAATGGTACGACGCGCTCACCACGTGGATGACCACGAACAGCCCCGCTGGCGGGGTGGTCCTCGCTCCCTCGGCCCCGTGA
- a CDS encoding PP2C family protein-serine/threonine phosphatase, which translates to MTFTRRAPDEPKAPDPERISRDAARLQLELARAASLLRERTSETSLELTSDIDALITSLSAFRTALDAQPREHEQEGALSREAQVALFEVGKAITSSLDLETVLNQVMDSVIELTKAERGYLVLVDAHGNHDVQVARNLDQDTIRSMEFAYSSSVIDEVLKSERSVLTSNAQTDERFALQRSVAMFRLTSIMAAPLRIRGQVIGVLYVDNRAFTGQFSQNKLALLEAFAGQAAIAIHNAKLFGQTDVALKQRVAELESLYRELAVARERAERGLLAVEREMQIGRVLQSEFLPRELPSLPGWQIAARFLPARQLSGDFYDVFRLSSGEVAVAIADVCDKGVGAALFMSLVRGLLRAFALRASDRQGALAAIGQTNDYLAENHGRTAMFTTLFFGILDTETGELSYVNCGHDAPIVLGATGVERRLESTGTALGAMRDVDFETGRLVLLPGDSLVAFTDGVSDALDAAENPFTEERFVSIVRGEAPSVTALLGDVVAALRDHIGAAPQYDDITLLALRRNPPRRDFPTGQYRVIETLAPGPGKRGRRS; encoded by the coding sequence ATGACCTTCACCCGAAGAGCCCCCGACGAGCCGAAAGCTCCGGACCCCGAGCGCATCAGCCGTGACGCCGCGCGGCTCCAGCTCGAGCTCGCGCGGGCCGCCAGCCTCTTGCGCGAGCGGACGAGCGAGACCTCGCTCGAGCTGACGAGCGACATCGACGCCCTGATCACCTCGCTCTCCGCCTTTCGTACGGCCCTCGACGCCCAGCCACGCGAGCATGAGCAGGAGGGGGCCCTCTCGCGGGAGGCCCAGGTCGCGCTTTTCGAGGTCGGCAAGGCCATCACCTCCTCGCTCGACCTCGAGACCGTGCTGAACCAGGTCATGGACTCCGTGATCGAGTTGACGAAGGCCGAGCGCGGCTACCTCGTCCTCGTCGACGCGCACGGCAATCACGACGTCCAGGTCGCGCGGAACCTCGATCAGGACACCATCCGGAGCATGGAGTTCGCGTATTCGAGCTCCGTGATCGACGAGGTCCTGAAGAGCGAGCGCAGCGTCCTCACGAGCAATGCGCAGACCGACGAGCGATTCGCGCTCCAGCGCAGCGTGGCCATGTTCCGCCTGACGAGCATCATGGCCGCTCCGCTGCGCATCCGGGGCCAGGTGATCGGCGTCCTCTACGTGGACAACCGCGCCTTCACCGGCCAGTTCTCCCAGAACAAGCTCGCTCTCCTGGAGGCCTTCGCGGGGCAGGCGGCGATCGCGATCCACAACGCCAAGCTGTTCGGGCAGACCGACGTGGCGCTGAAGCAACGCGTCGCCGAGCTCGAGAGCCTCTACCGCGAGCTCGCCGTGGCCCGCGAGCGCGCCGAGCGGGGCCTGCTCGCCGTCGAGCGGGAAATGCAGATTGGCCGCGTCCTGCAATCCGAGTTCCTCCCCCGCGAGTTGCCCTCCTTGCCCGGCTGGCAGATCGCCGCGCGGTTCTTGCCGGCGCGCCAGCTCTCGGGCGATTTCTACGACGTGTTTCGGCTCTCCTCCGGCGAGGTCGCCGTCGCGATCGCCGACGTCTGCGACAAGGGCGTCGGCGCCGCGCTCTTCATGTCGCTCGTCCGCGGCCTCTTGCGCGCCTTCGCGCTCCGGGCCTCCGATCGGCAGGGGGCCCTCGCCGCGATCGGCCAGACGAACGATTACCTCGCCGAGAACCACGGCCGCACGGCCATGTTCACGACCCTCTTTTTCGGGATCCTCGATACGGAGACCGGCGAGCTCTCGTACGTCAATTGCGGGCACGACGCGCCCATCGTCCTCGGCGCGACGGGCGTGGAGCGGCGCCTCGAATCCACGGGCACGGCCCTCGGCGCCATGAGGGACGTCGATTTCGAGACGGGCCGGCTCGTCCTTCTGCCCGGTGATTCCCTCGTGGCCTTCACGGACGGCGTCAGCGACGCGCTCGACGCGGCCGAGAACCCCTTCACCGAGGAGCGGTTCGTCTCCATCGTGCGCGGCGAGGCGCCCTCCGTCACCGCCCTGCTCGGCGACGTCGTGGCCGCGCTGCGCGACCACATCGGCGCCGCGCCGCAATACGACGACATCACCCTGCTCGCGCTCCGCCGCAACCCTCCGCGCCGCGATTTCCCCACCGGCCAGTACCGCGTGATCGAGACGCTCGCCCCGGGCCCTGGAAAACGTGGCCGGCGCTCTTGA
- a CDS encoding MopE-related protein, producing the protein MRRFARASLLSLGLAVSFVGASGCGEPSTGTAGGAGGGTAGQGGVAGQGGGGAGGMGGGGGAGGQGGGASCTDGETRACYDGEPATADEGECKQGTQTCMGGAFGACEGQVLPVAEVCDGRDEDCNGQVDDGIADVTCGLGQCQVTVPGCEGAEVPTCTPLPPATAEACDGADDDCDGMIDEGCSCADGQTQPCYSGGAGTQGVGACKPGAQTCAGGAWGACEGEVVPGTEACNGADDDCDGQTDEALGLLECGAGACFASVAACINGVPQTCTPGNPKAETCNGVDDDCNLLIDDGLGVLTCGLGACQVTVPACSGGQAQTCVPGVGSNEVCDGQDNDCDGNVDEGNPGGGGACQTGLAGACAQGTQACSGGVLQCMATVQPVAESCNGKDDDCDGQTDEQNPGGGITCNTGQLGVCAQGSTACQGGGIVCNPNNQPSVETCDGFDNNCNGAVDEQNPGGGTPCQTGKPGICAAGTTACQNGQLACVQTNQPSLEVCDGLDNNCNGSADEGNPGSGGVCSTGLPGACGAGIYQCQGGGLVCVSTTMPTTEICDNKDNDCDGMVDENNPGGGMACSTGQQGVCGAGMTTCAGGLVVCTPTTLPSAEVCDGLDNDCDGVVDEGTASGACTTGQPGVCGAGTLVCQSGSTVCVPTNSPSAEVCDGLDNDCDGTTDEGNPGGGMVCGPTLPAPCTNNTTQCVNGALVCGVTSVFEETFATATAANGWNGWTLGTEWQIGAATASSGHDDGYPDPSLDHTPTSDNKLAGVVIGGNASIAATHPMYYLTSPVINTSGAGSIVLDFWRFLNSDYAPYMTNAIEVYNGSSWVVVWQSDTTSIEDSAWQNILHDLTAYKNTNLRVRFGFAIGQTSFLYSMSSWNVDDVVIRRCQ; encoded by the coding sequence ATGAGACGATTCGCGCGTGCTTCCTTGCTGTCTCTCGGCCTCGCGGTTTCGTTCGTGGGGGCGTCTGGTTGCGGCGAGCCCTCGACCGGCACCGCGGGCGGGGCCGGCGGCGGCACGGCGGGGCAGGGCGGCGTCGCGGGGCAGGGCGGCGGCGGCGCGGGGGGTATGGGCGGCGGCGGCGGCGCGGGCGGGCAAGGTGGCGGCGCGTCCTGCACGGACGGCGAGACGCGCGCCTGTTATGACGGCGAGCCGGCCACCGCCGACGAGGGAGAATGCAAGCAGGGCACGCAGACGTGCATGGGCGGCGCCTTTGGCGCGTGCGAGGGGCAGGTCCTGCCGGTCGCCGAGGTGTGCGACGGCCGGGACGAGGATTGTAATGGCCAGGTCGACGACGGCATCGCGGACGTCACCTGCGGGCTCGGCCAGTGTCAGGTGACCGTCCCGGGCTGCGAGGGCGCCGAGGTCCCCACGTGCACGCCGCTCCCGCCCGCGACCGCCGAGGCCTGCGACGGCGCCGACGACGATTGTGACGGCATGATCGACGAGGGCTGCTCGTGCGCCGATGGACAGACGCAGCCCTGTTATTCGGGCGGCGCGGGCACGCAGGGCGTCGGCGCTTGCAAGCCCGGCGCGCAGACGTGCGCGGGCGGCGCGTGGGGCGCCTGCGAGGGCGAGGTCGTCCCGGGGACCGAGGCCTGCAATGGCGCCGACGACGATTGTGACGGACAGACGGACGAGGCGCTCGGGCTGCTCGAGTGTGGCGCCGGCGCTTGTTTCGCCAGCGTCGCGGCTTGTATCAACGGCGTCCCGCAGACGTGCACGCCGGGCAACCCCAAGGCCGAGACGTGCAACGGCGTCGACGACGATTGCAACCTGCTCATCGACGACGGGCTCGGCGTGCTCACCTGCGGCCTCGGCGCCTGCCAGGTGACCGTGCCCGCTTGCTCGGGCGGGCAGGCGCAGACGTGTGTGCCCGGCGTCGGCTCGAACGAGGTCTGCGACGGCCAGGACAACGATTGCGACGGCAACGTGGACGAGGGCAACCCCGGCGGCGGAGGCGCTTGCCAGACGGGGCTAGCGGGCGCCTGCGCGCAGGGGACCCAGGCCTGCAGCGGCGGCGTGCTCCAGTGCATGGCCACCGTCCAGCCCGTGGCCGAGTCCTGCAATGGCAAGGACGACGATTGCGACGGGCAGACCGACGAGCAAAACCCGGGCGGCGGCATCACCTGCAACACCGGCCAGCTCGGCGTCTGCGCCCAGGGCTCGACGGCCTGCCAGGGCGGCGGCATCGTCTGCAATCCGAACAACCAGCCCTCCGTCGAGACCTGCGACGGGTTCGACAACAACTGCAACGGCGCCGTCGACGAGCAGAACCCGGGCGGCGGTACGCCTTGCCAGACCGGCAAACCGGGCATCTGCGCGGCCGGCACCACGGCCTGCCAGAATGGCCAGCTCGCGTGCGTCCAGACGAACCAGCCGAGCCTGGAGGTCTGCGACGGGCTCGACAACAACTGCAATGGCTCGGCCGACGAGGGCAACCCGGGCAGCGGCGGCGTGTGCTCGACGGGCCTGCCGGGCGCCTGCGGGGCCGGCATATACCAGTGCCAGGGCGGCGGGCTCGTCTGCGTCTCGACCACGATGCCCACCACCGAGATCTGTGACAACAAGGACAACGACTGCGACGGGATGGTCGACGAGAACAACCCGGGCGGCGGGATGGCCTGCTCGACGGGCCAGCAGGGCGTCTGCGGGGCCGGGATGACGACGTGCGCCGGCGGGCTCGTCGTCTGCACGCCGACGACCTTGCCCTCGGCCGAGGTCTGCGACGGGCTCGACAACGACTGCGACGGCGTGGTCGACGAGGGCACGGCGTCCGGCGCTTGCACCACGGGCCAGCCGGGCGTCTGCGGCGCGGGCACGCTCGTGTGCCAGAGCGGCTCCACGGTGTGCGTCCCGACGAACAGCCCCTCGGCCGAGGTCTGCGACGGGCTCGACAACGATTGCGACGGGACGACCGACGAGGGCAACCCCGGCGGCGGCATGGTCTGCGGGCCGACCCTGCCCGCGCCCTGCACGAACAACACCACACAATGCGTGAACGGCGCGCTCGTCTGCGGCGTGACCAGCGTCTTCGAGGAGACGTTCGCGACCGCGACCGCGGCAAACGGCTGGAATGGCTGGACGCTCGGCACGGAATGGCAGATCGGCGCGGCCACGGCGTCGAGCGGGCACGACGACGGTTACCCCGACCCGTCCCTCGATCACACGCCGACGTCGGACAACAAGCTCGCCGGCGTGGTCATCGGCGGCAACGCGAGCATCGCCGCCACGCACCCGATGTATTACCTCACGAGCCCCGTCATCAACACCTCCGGCGCGGGCTCCATCGTCCTCGATTTCTGGCGCTTCTTGAACAGCGACTACGCGCCCTACATGACGAACGCCATCGAGGTGTACAACGGCTCGAGCTGGGTCGTCGTCTGGCAGAGCGACACGACGTCCATCGAGGACAGCGCCTGGCAAAACATCCTGCACGATCTCACCGCGTACAAGAACACGAACCTGCGGGTGCGCTTCGGGTTCGCGATCGGCCAGACCTCATTTCTGTATTCGATGTCGTCCTGGAACGTGGACGACGTCGTGATCCGCCGCTGCCAGTGA
- a CDS encoding MopE-related protein, whose protein sequence is MKNFRASFLKALLPLGALFAIAPFAGCIEPVIIGGNGQCASDADCADGQACVNGACTTPNTNDDPKPEVCNGLDDDLDGVIDATPNGPVVCPDGSICMNGMCGGQPPMQCGPMAECPPNRYCDASGVCQLVCDCPAGMVCDPSGMCVPEPMCSALPETCDGIDNDCDGQVDEVEPGATLCPNGGACVMGQCGGVVACMANADCPAGEVCTNGACVPFGACMTDADCPAGHLCNPATATCSPSNGCVPKPEVCNGVDDDCDGQVDEPTPGAILCPNGGACVMGSCGPQACMSNADCAVGQICTPNGVCSPILQCASNADCPAGTLCVNGLCQ, encoded by the coding sequence ATGAAGAACTTCCGCGCTTCCTTCCTCAAGGCCCTCCTGCCGCTCGGCGCCCTCTTCGCGATCGCGCCCTTCGCCGGGTGCATCGAGCCCGTGATCATCGGCGGCAACGGCCAATGCGCCTCCGACGCCGATTGCGCCGACGGCCAGGCCTGCGTGAATGGGGCCTGCACCACGCCGAACACCAACGACGACCCGAAGCCCGAGGTCTGCAACGGCCTCGACGACGACCTCGACGGCGTGATCGACGCGACGCCGAACGGCCCCGTGGTCTGCCCCGACGGGAGCATCTGCATGAATGGCATGTGCGGGGGGCAGCCGCCTATGCAATGCGGGCCGATGGCGGAGTGTCCGCCGAACAGGTACTGCGACGCGTCCGGCGTATGTCAGCTCGTCTGCGATTGTCCCGCGGGTATGGTCTGCGACCCGTCCGGCATGTGCGTGCCGGAGCCCATGTGCAGCGCCCTCCCCGAGACGTGCGACGGCATCGACAACGATTGCGACGGCCAGGTCGACGAGGTCGAGCCCGGCGCGACCCTCTGCCCGAACGGCGGCGCCTGCGTGATGGGGCAATGCGGCGGGGTCGTCGCGTGTATGGCCAACGCCGACTGCCCGGCCGGCGAGGTCTGCACGAACGGCGCCTGCGTCCCGTTCGGCGCCTGCATGACGGACGCCGATTGCCCCGCCGGTCACCTCTGTAATCCCGCGACCGCGACCTGCTCCCCCTCGAACGGCTGCGTCCCGAAGCCCGAGGTCTGCAACGGCGTCGACGACGATTGCGACGGCCAGGTCGACGAGCCCACGCCCGGCGCGATCCTCTGCCCGAACGGCGGCGCCTGCGTGATGGGCTCCTGCGGCCCGCAGGCCTGCATGAGCAACGCCGACTGCGCGGTCGGCCAGATCTGCACGCCGAACGGCGTCTGCAGCCCGATCCTGCAATGCGCGAGCAACGCCGATTGCCCGGCGGGCACGCTCTGCGTGAACGGCCTCTGCCAGTGA
- a CDS encoding RNA polymerase sigma factor: MPAALSSPLGPEPKATARPGGGEPQAVVPPFEAVYEEHFDLVFRNVRRLGVPDALVDDAVQEVFLVVYRRLGQFEGRSSLKTWICSIVTRVASDHRRALRRKSPHACGKAEAVDVDTVVDERAEGPHEHTVRLEGARLLHKLLDELEFDKRTVLVLAELEGMTAPEIADALGENVNTMYARLRAARRDFDQAVARERARDTWRLR, translated from the coding sequence TTGCCCGCCGCCCTCTCCTCGCCGCTCGGCCCCGAGCCGAAGGCCACGGCGCGCCCAGGCGGCGGCGAGCCGCAGGCCGTCGTGCCGCCCTTCGAGGCCGTCTACGAGGAGCACTTCGACCTCGTCTTCCGCAACGTCCGCCGCCTCGGCGTGCCCGACGCCCTCGTCGACGACGCCGTCCAGGAGGTCTTCCTCGTCGTGTACCGCCGCCTCGGCCAGTTCGAGGGCCGCTCCTCGTTGAAGACCTGGATCTGCTCCATCGTCACCCGCGTCGCGAGCGACCACCGGCGCGCCCTCCGGCGCAAGAGCCCACACGCTTGCGGCAAAGCCGAGGCCGTCGACGTCGACACGGTCGTCGACGAGCGCGCCGAGGGGCCCCACGAGCACACGGTCCGGCTCGAAGGCGCGCGCCTCCTGCACAAGCTGCTCGACGAGCTCGAGTTCGACAAACGCACCGTGCTCGTGCTCGCCGAGCTCGAGGGCATGACCGCGCCCGAGATCGCCGACGCGCTCGGGGAGAACGTGAACACGATGTACGCGCGCCTGCGGGCCGCGCGGCGCGATTTCGATCAGGCGGTCGCCCGGGAGCGGGCCCGCGATACCTGGAGGCTCCGATGA